The following proteins come from a genomic window of Triticum aestivum cultivar Chinese Spring chromosome 6A, IWGSC CS RefSeq v2.1, whole genome shotgun sequence:
- the LOC123129293 gene encoding polyadenylate-binding protein-interacting protein 3-like produces MINRGGAQRLIARLTGEGDNGGDEGVGEGGQGNKSSDGLAQDSTLPSKLPSGPEYANSSQRPGSPTPLTSERVAANSAASAAPGLSPSSSMGSLSSDKSSLNPNAKEFNLNPNAKSFTPLTSLRPHHPPALDATYYYPNNMGATGHGLPVGMGFPQAYGGQPVVYNAQPGSSPQGYMHPSGQQYGQQMMMGQTRPVYYYAPEMQQQQYRGRNF; encoded by the exons atgataaaCCGGGGTGGCGCGCAGCGGCTCATAGCGAGGTTGACCGGCGAGGGCGACAACGGGGGCGACGAGGGCGTCGGCGAGGGCGGCCAAGGAAACAAGTCATCAGATGGTTTGGCACAAGATTCGACTCTACCCAGCAAACTTCCTTCTGGGCCTGAATATGCGAATTCTTCTCAAAGACCTGGCAGTCCTACACCATTAACATCCGAGCGTGTTGCTGCGAACTCAGCTGCGAGTGCTGCTCCAGGCTTATCACCAAGTTCTTCGATGGGATCTCTTAGCTCAGACAAATCAAGTTTGAACCCAAACGCTAAG GAATTCAATTTGAACCCTAATGCTAAGAGTTTCACTCCCTTGACTTCTCTGAGGCCACATCACCCTCCAGCGCTTGATGCAACATACTATTATCCTAATAACATGGGGGCTACTGGACATGGTTTGCCTGTTGGCATGGGG TTTCCACAGGCGTATGGTGGACAGCCTGTTGTTTACAATGCTCAGCCTGGATCTTCTCCCCAGGGTTACATGCATCCTTCTGGGCAACAG TATGGGCAGCAAATGATGATGGGACAGACCCGCCCTGTCTATTATTATGCACCT GAGATGCAGCAGCAGCAATACAGAGGAAGGAACTTCTAG